A section of the Neofelis nebulosa isolate mNeoNeb1 chromosome 12, mNeoNeb1.pri, whole genome shotgun sequence genome encodes:
- the LOC131490859 gene encoding large ribosomal subunit protein eL30-like — MVAAKKMKKSPESINSRLQLVMKSGKYMLGYTQTMKMIRHGKAKLVILANNCPALRKAEIENYAMLAKTGVHHDSRNDTELGPACEKYYRACTVMIIDPDESRISRSTPEQTGEK; from the coding sequence ATGGTGGCtgcaaagaagatgaaaaagtcaCCGGAGTCCATCAACTCTAGGCTCCAACTCGTTATGAAAAGCGGAAAGTACATGCTAGGGTACACGCAGACTATGAAAATGATTAGACATGGCAAAGCGAAACTGgtcatccttgccaacaactgCCCAGCCTTGAGGAAAGCTGAAATAGAAAACTACGCCATGTTGGCCAAAACTGGTGTTCATCACGACAGTAGAAATGATACTGAATTGGGCCCAGCATGTGAGAAATACTACAGAGCATGCACAGTGATGATTATTGATCCAGATGAGTCTCGTATCAGTCGAAGCACACCAGAACAGACTGGTGAAAAGTAA